A genome region from Candidatus Methanoperedens sp. includes the following:
- a CDS encoding MjaI family restriction endonuclease: protein MPLADKEFILNYSMNRWQLNFKKNVGATSENIRKCKPNSIEEWKKYYFENVRSRDHITGLGKKLYKEITESVAHEKRFHPDLLNTVNEQDCIDYMFNLVIKRTYDGYRREFG, encoded by the coding sequence ATGCCATTAGCAGATAAAGAATTTATTTTAAATTATTCAATGAATCGTTGGCAACTTAATTTTAAAAAAAATGTGGGAGCTACTTCTGAGAATATTCGCAAATGCAAGCCAAATTCTATAGAAGAGTGGAAAAAATACTACTTTGAAAATGTAAGGTCAAGAGACCACATAACAGGTTTAGGGAAAAAACTATACAAAGAAATTACTGAATCTGTCGCACATGAAAAGCGATTTCATCCAGATTTGTTAAATACAGTTAATGAACAAGATTGCATTGATTATATGTTCAATTTAGTCATAAAAAGGACATATGATGGATATCGGAGGGAATTCGGTTGA
- a CDS encoding MjaI family restriction endonuclease — MSEGIRLNGIEICGYQFIPAPDEWDRLYSVDFYLKIGERYVGIQVKPHSYNSPSVYGKFKGNLRNQHRKFLVDFGGKVFMVYKDKKGNHLNTDICSEIHAEIERINNLI, encoded by the coding sequence ATATCGGAGGGAATTCGGTTGAATGGAATCGAAATTTGTGGATATCAATTCATCCCGGCGCCCGATGAATGGGATAGATTGTATAGTGTTGATTTCTATCTAAAAATTGGTGAAAGATATGTGGGGATACAGGTCAAACCACACAGCTATAATAGCCCTTCGGTCTATGGTAAATTTAAAGGGAATCTAAGAAATCAACATAGAAAATTTCTTGTGGATTTTGGTGGAAAAGTCTTTATGGTTTACAAAGATAAAAAAGGAAATCATCTTAACACAGATATTTGTTCAGAAATTCACGCAGAAATAGAACGAATTAATAATCTCATATAA
- a CDS encoding site-specific DNA-methyltransferase, translating into MKTNHKVIFADSSDMKDVPSGSVNLIVTSPPYPMIEMWDEQFSNLNHEIKNALQNEDGMKAYTIMHNELNKVWNEVDRVLAPGSIACVNIGDATRKIGEHFQLYANHSRITCHFENMGYQVLPLIIWRKETNKPNKFMGSGMLPPSAYVTLEHEYILIFRKGRNRNFKSDEKLNRQQSAYFWEERNSWFCDIWQDLKGISQKLNHEDLRERSGAYPFDLAYRLINMYSVQGDTVLDPFFGTGTTMLAAMCSARNSIGYEIDPEFQKVIDFRLNEIMSLSKEIVFDRLKRHIQFVNDRVEEKGALKHKSIKYGFMVMTNQETNISLPFISGIVPSNENEFDVSYSAEIPELIIKIKNSGPLQQKFGCSNF; encoded by the coding sequence ATGAAGACAAATCATAAAGTTATTTTCGCAGACTCCAGCGATATGAAAGATGTTCCATCTGGTAGTGTTAATCTAATTGTGACATCTCCGCCGTATCCAATGATCGAAATGTGGGACGAACAGTTTTCTAATCTCAATCATGAGATTAAGAATGCACTTCAAAACGAAGATGGGATGAAAGCATATACCATAATGCACAATGAGTTAAACAAAGTTTGGAATGAAGTAGACAGAGTCCTTGCTCCAGGGAGTATTGCCTGTGTTAATATAGGCGACGCTACAAGAAAAATAGGGGAACATTTTCAACTTTATGCAAACCATTCCCGTATAACCTGTCATTTTGAGAATATGGGATATCAGGTTTTACCTTTGATTATCTGGAGGAAAGAAACAAATAAACCCAATAAATTCATGGGATCCGGTATGCTGCCGCCGAGTGCGTATGTGACCTTAGAACATGAATATATTCTGATATTTCGCAAGGGGAGGAACAGAAATTTCAAATCCGATGAGAAACTAAACAGGCAGCAAAGCGCGTACTTCTGGGAGGAGCGGAATTCCTGGTTTTGTGATATCTGGCAGGATTTGAAAGGTATCTCACAGAAGTTAAATCATGAGGACTTGCGTGAGCGGTCCGGAGCATACCCGTTCGATTTAGCATACAGATTAATAAATATGTATTCAGTCCAGGGCGACACTGTCTTAGATCCCTTCTTCGGTACCGGCACCACTATGCTGGCTGCAATGTGCTCGGCAAGGAATTCAATAGGATATGAGATAGATCCTGAGTTTCAGAAAGTTATCGATTTTAGACTGAATGAGATAATGAGCCTTTCTAAAGAAATAGTTTTTGACAGATTGAAAAGACATATTCAGTTTGTCAATGATAGGGTTGAAGAAAAGGGAGCTTTAAAGCACAAATCCATAAAGTATGGATTCATGGTTATGACCAATCAAGAGACAAACATCTCATTACCCTTCATAAGTGGGATTGTGCCTTCCAATGAAAACGAATTTGATGTAAGTTATAGTGCAGAAATACCTGAACTAATTATTAAAATAAAGAACTCTGGTCCACTTCAACAAAAGTTTGGGTGTTCAAATTTCTAA
- a CDS encoding MjaI family restriction endonuclease: protein MDHALWNDLCLNDTWSVGYVSTLIESQSCSEKEDWEAFYYESGNERKSKSKGFPESIVNILNDSLLKYKHETKLDSLSWKLKNINFQYGRTKEEIAEKGKILFEELNKRGNKYGLSLIECVDCVRFRTLCETWNGIIIREHNTINNLKKLLPDIELRKVSGEIDHRYAVDYELLKNNVAICGIQIKPKSYLRDSLFLRKAKEANKRKNDQYGKDYGGDVLYIFSQTNGEIINMQIIKQIKNLLT, encoded by the coding sequence ATCGACCATGCGTTATGGAATGATTTATGTCTTAACGATACTTGGAGTGTTGGATATGTATCCACATTAATTGAGTCTCAAAGTTGTAGTGAAAAAGAAGATTGGGAAGCTTTTTATTATGAATCAGGAAATGAAAGAAAATCAAAATCTAAAGGATTTCCAGAAAGCATAGTCAATATATTGAATGATTCCTTGTTAAAGTACAAACATGAAACTAAATTAGATAGTCTAAGCTGGAAACTAAAAAATATTAATTTTCAGTATGGCAGAACTAAGGAAGAAATCGCAGAGAAGGGAAAAATACTATTTGAAGAATTAAATAAAAGGGGCAATAAATACGGACTATCTTTGATTGAATGTGTGGATTGTGTAAGATTTAGAACACTATGTGAAACATGGAACGGCATAATTATTAGGGAACATAATACAATCAATAATTTAAAAAAACTGTTACCTGATATTGAACTTCGAAAAGTTTCTGGAGAAATAGATCATAGATACGCTGTAGATTATGAACTTCTTAAAAATAACGTAGCAATATGCGGAATACAAATAAAACCTAAGAGTTACTTACGTGACTCGCTTTTTTTGAGAAAAGCTAAAGAAGCCAATAAAAGAAAGAATGACCAATATGGAAAAGATTATGGAGGAGACGTTTTATATATTTTTTCTCAAACAAACGGTGAAATAATAAACATGCAGATAATCAAACAGATTAAGAATTTACTAACTTAG